A region of Nostoc sp. 'Peltigera membranacea cyanobiont' N6 DNA encodes the following proteins:
- a CDS encoding NmrA family NAD(P)-binding protein codes for MIKRLSLLIPIRTVASMPSSIRSIRRSLSPETKLQQLSEEDYGAMVAEVFDRPAEFLNREIEVASVEMTMPEIAAAFSLVLGKTVEYQQIPFEAFEQQAGEEVTIMYRWFENVGYGADLAQLKRDFPSSSDFESYLRDHDWIKPD; via the coding sequence ATGATTAAACGGCTATCACTGCTCATTCCAATCCGCACTGTTGCGTCAATGCCTTCCTCAATCAGATCGATCAGGCGATCGCTCAGTCCTGAAACAAAATTGCAGCAACTTTCTGAAGAAGATTACGGAGCAATGGTCGCTGAGGTATTCGATCGCCCCGCCGAGTTCTTGAACCGCGAAATCGAAGTCGCCAGTGTGGAGATGACCATGCCAGAAATCGCTGCCGCGTTCAGCCTCGTGTTGGGCAAAACCGTCGAATACCAGCAAATTCCGTTTGAAGCGTTTGAGCAGCAAGCTGGGGAGGAAGTGACCATTATGTATCGCTGGTTTGAGAATGTCGGCTACGGAGCGGATTTAGCACAGTTAAAACGTGACTTTCCTTCCTCAAGCGACTTTGAATCCTATCTGCGCGACCACGACTGGATAAAACCAGATTAA
- a CDS encoding four helix bundle protein, translating to MTTNITITDRTKSFAVRIIKACCFLDEASSATRILSKQLLRSGTSIGANVREAQSAQSPKDFINKLEIALKEARETQYWLELLIESELVEKQKFQLLLQEANEIGKILVASTKKLKDK from the coding sequence ATGACAACTAATATTACTATCACGGACAGGACTAAATCTTTTGCAGTTAGAATTATTAAAGCTTGTTGCTTTTTGGATGAAGCTTCAAGTGCAACTCGCATTCTTTCTAAACAACTTTTACGTTCAGGAACTTCAATTGGAGCTAATGTTAGAGAAGCTCAATCAGCCCAATCTCCAAAAGATTTTATCAATAAATTGGAGATCGCTTTGAAAGAAGCCAGAGAAACCCAGTATTGGCTAGAACTTTTAATTGAATCTGAGCTAGTTGAAAAACAAAAATTTCAATTACTCCTTCAAGAAGCAAATGAAATTGGTAAAATCCTTGTTGCCTCCACCAAAAAACTTAAAGATAAATAA
- a CDS encoding substrate binding domain-containing protein: MSDRLIDLIEEGIDATVRIGMSSDSRLIIHHLATARYITCASPQYLAQYGTPTIPTELLQHRCVNFIYPQTGREPKWKFEQDGKAIDLCVESYLRFDNSEVILEAVIQGAGVVQFPKFIAAKAIARGDLQPILQSYATQVGLPISVLYPQKRYLCAKVRVFVEFMTELMAALKRVDIVD, encoded by the coding sequence CTGAGCGATCGCCTGATCGATCTGATTGAGGAAGGCATTGACGCAACAGTGCGGATTGGAATGAGCAGTGATAGCCGTTTAATCATTCACCATCTGGCAACTGCACGCTACATCACTTGTGCCTCACCGCAGTATCTCGCTCAGTATGGCACGCCCACAATACCCACAGAACTTTTGCAGCATCGCTGTGTCAACTTTATCTATCCACAGACTGGGCGAGAGCCTAAATGGAAGTTTGAACAAGATGGAAAAGCGATTGACCTTTGTGTTGAGAGTTATCTGCGATTCGATAATTCAGAAGTCATTTTAGAGGCAGTCATTCAAGGAGCCGGTGTAGTTCAATTTCCTAAATTTATCGCAGCCAAAGCGATCGCGCGTGGAGACCTCCAACCAATTCTTCAATCCTACGCGACCCAAGTTGGATTACCGATCTCCGTGTTGTACCCGCAAAAACGCTATCTCTGTGCTAAAGTTCGCGTCTTTGTTGAGTTTATGACAGAATTGATGGCTGCATTAAAGCGAGTTGATATTGTAGATTGA
- a CDS encoding type II toxin-antitoxin system RelE/ParE family toxin has protein sequence MDYQVILSPKAVGDLEAIVKYIALSNPEAARKLGQQLLEKSRELSQFPFIGQKVPEFDDHNIRQLILKPYRVVYRVEEDKKRISIARFWHSAQENLEL, from the coding sequence ATGGACTACCAAGTAATTCTTTCTCCCAAAGCTGTGGGGGATTTGGAAGCAATTGTCAAGTATATTGCCTTAAGCAATCCTGAAGCTGCAAGGAAATTGGGTCAGCAACTCCTTGAAAAAAGTAGGGAGTTAAGTCAATTTCCATTCATTGGTCAGAAAGTACCTGAGTTTGATGACCATAATATTCGTCAGCTTATTCTTAAACCATATCGTGTTGTCTACAGGGTTGAAGAGGATAAAAAGCGGATCAGTATCGCCAGATTTTGGCATTCGGCACAAGAGAATCTTGAGCTTTAG
- a CDS encoding AIPR family protein: MPKTWNIKIDNYIQANPNCIIATAHVDSFPTDLPLEPNIREPNRKSATYRQVFDSLTTEPAKFFSRHSGIVLSANIAKPVKNKTELELEILEASEGGSDGIINGGHTVLAFEQAKNYKYDLTEARVKVTIHIGLSEESAKDIALASNTTTPVDSRSKVNARGDYKFIKQYLAQLEQKEDRKFRIAYYQNQSGAPRNAQCNVTHLLKLLYCLDRNKYNPDGNKRTKHPAGMSLPSNITDAERERLTALLPLLTHALWIEQRLYEIIQEHISNPRRKGSNDLASIDIRKTTLLPDSKYSFGFGAPTDLALPIIASYRVFLDKDYKWILPFNEFAEDFLQHLWNNYFRKYLVSEKTAGNTVGTKISRNQEIWESLYISAQSYLNQHLMKMVNSSKQEESKVTQGANKRAKGKRGELNATTGN; the protein is encoded by the coding sequence ATGCCCAAAACTTGGAACATCAAGATAGATAACTATATTCAAGCCAACCCCAATTGCATCATCGCCACTGCCCATGTAGATTCGTTCCCCACAGACCTACCCCTAGAACCCAACATCAGGGAACCAAACCGCAAAAGCGCGACCTACAGACAAGTCTTCGACTCACTGACCACCGAACCTGCAAAATTCTTCTCCCGCCACAGTGGAATCGTTCTGTCAGCGAATATTGCTAAACCTGTCAAAAACAAAACTGAACTGGAGCTAGAAATTTTAGAAGCCTCGGAGGGCGGTAGCGATGGCATTATCAACGGAGGGCATACAGTTTTAGCTTTTGAGCAAGCGAAAAATTACAAATATGACCTAACCGAAGCCAGAGTAAAAGTTACGATCCACATCGGATTGAGTGAAGAATCAGCCAAAGATATAGCCCTAGCTTCAAATACCACAACACCAGTAGATTCTCGCTCTAAAGTCAACGCCAGAGGTGATTACAAATTCATCAAGCAGTATTTAGCCCAGTTAGAACAGAAAGAAGATAGAAAATTCCGCATCGCTTATTATCAAAACCAAAGCGGCGCTCCCAGAAATGCCCAGTGCAATGTCACCCATTTGCTCAAGCTCCTTTACTGCCTCGACAGAAATAAATACAACCCCGACGGCAATAAACGAACCAAACACCCAGCAGGGATGAGTCTTCCAAGTAATATCACAGACGCAGAAAGAGAAAGATTAACCGCCTTACTGCCTCTCTTGACTCATGCTCTGTGGATAGAGCAAAGACTCTACGAAATAATCCAAGAACATATCAGCAACCCCAGAAGAAAGGGTAGTAACGATCTAGCATCAATAGATATACGTAAAACTACATTGTTGCCTGACAGCAAATACTCTTTCGGGTTTGGTGCGCCAACCGACCTCGCATTACCGATAATTGCGTCCTATCGGGTGTTTCTAGATAAAGATTATAAATGGATTCTGCCGTTTAACGAATTCGCTGAAGATTTCCTGCAACACTTGTGGAATAACTACTTCCGCAAATATTTGGTGTCGGAGAAAACAGCCGGAAATACAGTAGGTACAAAAATCAGCCGCAATCAAGAGATTTGGGAAAGTTTGTATATCTCAGCGCAAAGTTATCTAAATCAGCACTTGATGAAAATGGTTAACTCCAGCAAGCAAGAAGAATCGAAGGTGACACAAGGTGCAAATAAGAGGGCAAAAGGGAAAAGGGGTGAACTCAACGCAACCACTGGAAATTAA